The region AGGCTCGGCAGGTGGGCGGCTCAGAACCAGGCCCCAATAGCCCGCCAGCAAGGCGCCGATCAGAAAAAAACCAGCGAGGATGATGGTAATGCGACTGCTCATGCCAACCCTTCCTAAATACCCGGGTTCATCCTTTGCAACCAGCTGTGAGGCAGCGCACAACGTTGACATCGGAAGTAACGATTTCGCTATTTGAAGGTAGCGCAGCTAAGTCAAAATGCCATTACCCGCCAGATTATTTTGCGTCGTAATCCCGGCACCCCCTAAAAACAACCGTTAGCCGGCGCCAAAAAGCCACTATCACTTTTGGATTAATACCTTCTTACATTTGCCGGATTTTCAGCCTTTGACGATGCTGTGGTGGCAAAGGGGAATCATCGAACAAGCCCCTGCCATCTGCGCCTTGCGCGCCAGGAGAAGTGCCATGCGTGTTTCCCGAATCTTCAAGAGCTGCAAAGAGTTCTTTTACCGCAAGGACGGTGCCTCGGGTATCGAGTACGCAATTGCGGCGGCGATGGTGGCAGTGGTGTTGACGAATTTTATCGAGCCAATTTCAAAAGGGGTCAGTGCTGTTATGACCAACATTGAAACCACTCTGGATGCTGCCAAGATCACAAATGAAAAGCCATAAAAGGCTCTTGCCAATCAATCTCCTAGATATCTACGAATGGGTATAGCCATGCCGATCTCCTCCCAACGTCAACAAATTCTCCTGGTGGATGACGAAGAGGACGCTCTGCTGGAACTTGCCGAACTGCTTGAGGGCGAGGGTTTTTGCTGCCACACGGCTACCTCGGTAAAACTCGCCCTGCAACAGCTCACCCGCCACCCGGACGTGGCGCTGGTAATCACCGATCTGCGCATGCCGGAAGAAAGCGGCATTTCCCTGATCAAGCGCCTGCGTGAGCACACCGCTCGCCAACACTTGCCAGTGATCGTCACCTCCGGCCACGCCGACATGGACGACATCAGTGACCTGCTGCGCCTGCAGGTGCTGGACCTGTTCCGCAAGCCGATCTATCACACCCGCCTGCTGGAAACCCTGGACAACCTTTTTCCAAAACCTCGATTGCATCTGGTGAACTGACGCGCGAAGCGCCGCAGCCCCAATGCGGGGCAAGCCCATTCCTGCCGGATACATCTGCAGCTAAAGCTGGTAGCTGAAGCTCAGGGTAAAGCGCGGTTGCCGATTGAGGCTGTCCAGGGCGATGTCCGACATCGGCTTGGCCGCCTCAACCGCAATGTTGTAGGAGCGTGCATCGCCAAACCGCAACCCCACCGCCGCCGACGACAGGCGCGAATCACGCACCTGCAACTCGTTGAACCAACTGCGCGCAGCATCTACCAGCACATACGGCTGAACCCATTTGAGCCAGTCGCTGCTGTACCTGAAGCTGTAGTTCAGCTCGTAGGCCGCGCCCCAGCCCTTGTCCCCCGATGCCTGGTCACTGGGATAGCCACGGCCGAAAGCCTGGCCGCCAAACACGGCACGCTCACTGTCGGGCAAGCTGTCGTTACTCCAGTACAACGCCGCTGAAGCCACGCCTTGCCAGTTAGCAGAAAAGTAGTCGCTTTGTAATCCGGATAAACGCAGGCGCAGAAAGTCCAGGTCGATATCGCTGTTGGTGTCTGCTGCGAAATAATCCATGCCCTGATAGGCACCGACACTGAGGATGCGCAGACGCCCATGGTCACTCTGGCGCCAGTCGCCTTCGAACGCCACGGCGCGCATATCCGTGCTGCTGCGGGTTTTGAGAGCGGAATCCAGTGCCTGGTAATGGCTTTGGTCGTTCACCACATACAGGCGCCCGGCAACGCTGAGCCATTCATTCGGTGAGGCGGTCAAGGTCTGGCTCAGGCCTGCGGAGTAGCGGTCGCTCTGGCGATGCTGCCGGAGATCGCTGCCATTGTTCAATCGCCGCAGAGCACTCAGGTCACCGCGATACTGCGAGGCAGAGAGGTTCAACCGGCTCCCCTCGCTGTCCAGGTATTGGTCGTAATCCAGGCGATAGTAATGCTCATGATCGTTGCCCGGCGGAAATAGCGCGCTGAAGCTCAATTGCTCAGCCATCGACGTCAGCGCGTTGCTGCTGACGCCCAAGAGCGCTTGAAGTCCTTCGCGGTTACCATCGGCTACATCCAACCGCGCCGAAAACGCTTGGTGCGCGGCCTGTACCAACAATGTATTGGCGCCATCGGCGGTGCCGGGCGCCACCTTAGCCTGCAGCGTGATACCCGGCACGTGGCTCATCAATGTTGTGTAGCGCTCCAAGGTCTTGCGCGTAAGCGGGCGCTCAGCCTTGAGCCGGGTGGCCACTTCACCCAGAAAGGTAGACGCCGGCCCAATGTCGCCTTGTAGTTCAAAGTCACCAATGTAGCCTTCAACCAAGACCACCTGTACCCGCCCATCAGCGAAATCCTGTGGCGGCAGGTAGGCGTAGGACAGCAGGTAGCCATCCTCCTGATAGCGTCGAGTCAGGCGTTGAGTTGCCTCGCTCAGTTCTGCCAGCGTGACGTCACGATCGACCAGCTCCTGGTAGTTCTCGCGCAAATCGCTCAAGGGGTAAACGGTGCCGCCGGTAAAGCGCACCTTGTGCAAGCGTATCCGGGTGCGCCTATCAAGTTGCAGCGACTGCGACGGCGGCACCGCTACCTGCAAGCTCGCGGAGGCAGGCCGGTAGCTGTCGATGGGCAGGTTGGCGGCAGGCAGGCTACGCTCGACTTCATTGCTGATCAGATAGGTTGGCAAGGGTTCTGCGCTCGACCCGCTCGCCCAACAAAGACTGAGTATCGCGACGGTCAACGGACGCATGTGGCGCTCCATGATCCCGACAAATTCGAGAACACCGGGACGGTTCCCTCGTCAGCTTCAAGCGTAGGTGGTGCCTGCGCTGACGTCTAATCGCAATAGGGCCTGACAGGCAGCCCCTTCATTGATTGATCTGGAACTCGACCCGCGCAGTCTGGCCACTCTCATCCAGCGCGCTGAGCTCTACACGCCCTGCCTGTTCAAAGCGGGCACTCAGCGATTCCTGCCCCTGCGATTCGCCCAGCGGTACGCCATTGAGGAACCACCAACGCCGACCATTGCCGCCCAGTGCGGACACCTCAAGGCGCAAGGGCTCGCTGCTCGACGCCGGACGCCGCAACTGATCACCCTGGCGCACCCCGACGATCGACAATGGCGGTGCGCTAGCCGGTACCTGGGGTGGGCAATCAGGATCAATTTTCGGCAGTCGCGCCTCTCGGCGTTCTACGCGTGGCAGCCAGGGTTCCAAGGGTGCCGGCCACAAGGCAATCTCACGGGGTTGAGCGCCGCTGCAACTGTGGTCTACCCGCTGCCCCTGGGCGTTTAGCCAGACCGTTTCACGCAAACCGACGCTCAAGGGTTGATCAGCTGCCAGCAAGGTCGGCGGGGCAGTGCCATCCAGGGTCCAGGCAAAGCGCTGGCGTCGGCAATTGTCATTCTGGCGAGCCATTGGTTGCCCGAGCGGCCAGCAGATTGCGGCCACGCCGACGTTGTCGGGTACTGCAGCCACCGGCACGGCAATGCCGCGCTGGCTGTCACGGTTACTCAACACATCATGCACCTGCAGCATCAGCGGCGCTGCCGACGCCAGGCCGAACTGCCCGGGCACCGGCGTACCATCGGGGCGTCCGATCCAGATGCCGATCAGATAACGAGGGCCGACACCAATCGACCAGGCATCACGAAAGCCATAACTGGTGCCGGTCTTCCAGGCCAGCAGGGGTCGCTGTACCAATTCGGCATGCGGGTCGCGGTCGGGGCGCGCCTGACCACTGAGAATACGCCGGATGATCCAGGCGCTGCCCGGCGACAGCAGACGCCGGTCAAGCAATGGCGCGTCTGGCTGCAGGCGCATCGGCGCACTCAAACCGCCGCGCGACAATGCCCCGTAACCGGCGACCAAATCCTCCAGGCGACTGCCCGCCCCTCCCAGAATCAACGACAGGTTCGGCTCCGCCAGTGGCGGCAGTGTCAGCGGCACGCCACCATTGCGCATCTGCGCCGCAAAGCGCTTCGGCCCGTAGGCTTCGAGCAACTGCACCGCGGGCAGATTCAACGACAATGCCAGCGCCGAACTGGCAGCCACCGGGCCACTGAAGCCCATGGAAAAGTTGCCTGGCCGATAATCACCGTAGCGCCTTGGCACATCCTGGAGCAACGACTCGGAATGAATCAGACCATCATCCATGGCCATGCCATAAAGGAATGGTTTGAGGGTAGAGCCTGGTGACCTGAGTGCAGTAATCATGTCGACATGACCAAAGCGGCGCTCATCGTTCAAGTCAACGGAACCCAGGTAGGCGCGCACGGCCATGTTCTGGGCTTCAACCACCAGAATCGCGGCCGAGGTACGTTCAGGCAGACGCGCGCGCCAGCCCAGTAACAGGTCTTCCAGGCGCCGCTGCAATGAGGCATCGAGCGTGGTACGGATCAGGGGCGGGCTGTGCGGCCGGTTCAGGCGTCGCGCCAGCAATGGCGCCAAGGCTGGTTCCTGGCGGGGAGCCAGAAGCAACGGTTCTTCCATGGCCTCGGCAATCCGTTGCTGCGGCCATACTTGATACTCGGTCAGGCGCTTGAGCACTTTGTCACGTGCCACTTGCGCGCGAGCCGGATGTCGGTCTGGGCGCAAGCGGCTTGGCGCCTGCGGCAATACCGCGAGCATCGCCGCTTCGGACGGCGTCAAATGCTGTGGCGACTTGCCCAGGTAAGCCCAACTGGCCGCGGCAACACCCTGCAAGGTGCCGCCGAAAGGTGCACGATTGAGATAGATCTCAAGGATCTGCGCCTTGGACAAATGCCATTCCAACTGCGCCGTGCGCCACAGTTGGCGCAGTTTTCCAGGCAAGGTGCGCGCGTGCGGGTCCAGCAATCGAGCAACCTGCATCGACAGGGTGCTGCCGCCCGACACCACCCGCCCACCGCGCAGGTTTTGCCAGGCAGCGCGGCCTAGCGCCAGCGGATTGACCCCAGGGTGCTGATAGAACCAGCGATCCTCATAAGTCAGCAGCGCCTGCAAATAATAGGGGGACACCTGATCGGCGCTGACCGGATAGCGCCAGACCCCTTCGGCATCGGCGAAGCGCCACAATGGCGTGCCGTCCTCGGCCAGCACGACACGTGCCAAATCATCAGCCGGAAGTGGCAGCGGCCACACCCGGTCAGCGATCCACAGCAGCGCAGCAAGCAATACCAGCACGCCCGAAACGACACTCAAGCGTTTCGCCATGGGGCTGAGCGAGCGAGCTAAGATGAGCATCAGACGTCCCTGTCAGCAGCAATGGGCAGGGAACCGAGCAGCACATTGGAAGGCCAAAGGTTTGGCAACGGCAGACTCGCCGAGACGATCATCAGGAAGCAACTATGCATGTAGAAGGTTTTTTCGAGTGGCTCGGCCAGGCCCTGGGGGCGCTGATCCGCTTTGTCGTTGATGGTTTGAGCGGGTTATTCAACCTGCTGGCCAACGCCGGTGGCAATTTCATCGATGGCCTGGCACGCACATTGGGCATGGACACCTCGCTGGTCAGCATCATCGCCCTGATCATCGGCTTGATGCTGCTGTACTCGGCCATCCGTGCCTTCATGCGTGCCTCGATCATTCTCGGCATCATCTGGCTGGTACTGGGGCTGTGGGTACTGAGCTGGATCATTCACTGATGGCAGTATCGCCCTTGTCGCTGCAGGCGCTGGCAAAGCCAACGCCTGCACAATCAGAGGGATGGTTACTCAGCGCCCCCTGACCACCATATCCCCTGCCGACTCACCCACCGACTGCAGATTAGGGCGATACATCGACTCTACTTGCGGTGGAGGCACACGGTAGGTGCCCGGCGTTACCGCCCGCGCCAGATAGAGCAGATGCGTGGTGCCATAGCTGTCCACCGGCAACGCTGCCACGTAGCGATCATCGCGAAATTCCTGGTGCACCAGGTTGGCATTCTGCATCGACTCTCGCCATTGCTTGACCGCGCTGCTGGCATTTTCCAGGCTCGCCGCGCTCTGCGCCAGGTTCTGGTTTTCCAGCTCCAGGCCTGCAGGCAACAGGTCGACAACCAACGCATCCGGCACCCGCGAAGTAGCGGTAACGGCCAGGTGCACCAGCACCAGATCGCCACTCTTCAGCGCGCGAATGTCCAGAGGCTGACCATTCATCCCCAGATACTCACGACGAATGTTCATTCCGGCGCTGCTCGGCGCCGGGGCGTGGCGTGGATAACCGGACAGGGTCAATTGCTGGTACAGCGTGTCGCTACTCTGGTTTTGAACCGTCAATGGCGAGGCCAGCAGCGGACCTTCAAGCTTAAGGCCCGACTGCGCGCTATCGAGGTCGCGTAGTTCACCGGCGCTATCCAGGCGTGCCGACCACTTGCCTTCGGGCTTGCTCAATAGACCGCGTCCAGCCAGGAACAAGGCGTTGCGCTCCTGAGTCGACAGCCACTGGTTGGCAGCCACTTGGTCAGACAGCTGGAACAAGCGTTGATCCACGCTGTTGGTGCCCAGGTTGTTTTCTTCCAGCAAGGCCAGAATCAATGCTTGGTCACGCACCGGGCTGCCATAGTCACCGAGCCATTCTTTGCTGTCGCGGCTAACCGCCAGGCCCGCCTGCAAGGCTTGCTGGGCACGCGGTTTGTCGCCCATTTTTTCCAAGGCAATGGCCAACTGTACCAATGGCAAGCCGGAGCGTGCATCGCTGCGTCGTTCGAACACGCTACGCAGGGCACCCAAAGGGGCCTGCTGCGTACGCGCAAGAACCAACGCTGCATATGCCTGCACCGCAAAGCGACTGTGCTCGGCATTGTTGCTGTAGTTCACCTCGATCAGGTTACGTTCCTGCAGATAACGCAGCAGGCGCTCGCTGGCCTTCTTCAACGCATCGGCCGGTACCGCGTAGCCTTGCTCGCGCGCGCGCAGCAGGAAGTCGGTGACATACGCGGTCAGCCAGTATTCTTCCTCGCTGTCCGAACTCCACAAGCCAAAACTACCGTTGTAGCGCTGCATCCCGAGCAGATGCTCAATACCCATTTCGATCTTGCGCTTGCGCACATCGGCCGGTTCTCCAGTGATCCCCAGGCGCTTGAGGGTTTCGGCATCGGCGTACAGCGAGGGATAAAGGCCACTGGTGGTCTGCTCCAGGCACCCGTAAGGGTAGGCTTCCAGGGCGCGAATCTGTTCAGCCAGGTTCAGCGGAGGTCGGCTGGACAATGCCAGTGTGGCCTCCAGCCCCGCCGGTTCGAACTCGGCCAGATCGGACTCCGGCAGGCTCCACGGCTGGTCGTTGAGCGCCACCCGATAGTGCTTGAGCATCGCCGGGTAAGCCGGGCGAATACCCAGGGTCCATTCACGGGTGAACGCCGCGGCCTTTTCACCAGGCAGTTGCAGGCCCAGCACTTCGACCTTGACCTTGCCCTGGCCCAGGCCGCCTGTGGCCTGCACCGGCACCAACAGGGTGACGCGCTTGCCCTGGGTCAGGTCCAGGGTTTGCTCGGCTGTGCGCATCAGATCCAATTGGCCTTCCGTGCTCAATCGCACAGTGAGCTTCTGCGCCTGGCCGGACAAGTTCGACATATCCAGTGCCAAGGTGGTGCTGTCGCCCCCCGCCAGGAAACGTGGCGCCGACAATTCGGCAATCAACGGCGCGGCCACCACCGTCTTGCCCTCGGCCACGCCATAGCGATCATCGGTCCAGGCCTGGGCCATCAAGCGCAGTTCGCCGTTGAAATCGGGGATATCGACGCTGGTCTCGCCTTCGCCGTTCGCATCCAGGGTGACCGGCGCACTTTGCTGGGCAACGATGGTGATGCTGGTGTTGGGTCGCTTGCCACCCTTGGCCATGGCCGCATCGCCACCGAAGGCGAGGCTGGCCAGACGGCCCTGACCGGCTTCGATCAACTGACCGTAGATATCCAGTTGGTCGGCGCCATAGGCCTTGCGCCCGAACATGCCGGTGAAGGGGTCGGGGGTCGGGTAGTCGGTGATATTGAGAATGCCCACGTCGACCGCGGCCAGCAGCACGTGTACCTGCTCAGGCACACTGCCATCGGCATTGCGCGCCTGCACCTTGACCGTCAAGGGCTGCTTGGGACGCATTTTTTCCGGTGCACTGAGGGTGACTGCAAGCTTGCGCTCGGCGCGGTCCAGTGGCAGGTGCAGCACGCCAACCGCGCGTTTCGGTGTGGCGTTTACCTTACGCTCGCCGGGACGTATCACCAGGGCGCTGACGTACAGGTCATGGCGGGCCCATTTGCGGTCCAGGTTGATGGCGAAAGTTTTGCCTTCAGCCGGCACATCGATCTCTTGCCACCACAGCGGACCTTCGCTCGACTCAACCATCAGGTAGCCGGTACCGGCAGCAGGAGGTGTGACGGTGACGTTGGCAGTAGCGCCATCCGCATAGGACGGTTTGTCCAGAGCAAGCTTGACCTGATCCGGGCGAACAGCGCCGCCGTCAGCGTTGTCCTGGGCGCGGTAGCCGGCCCAGAATCGCTCACTGGAAACCAGGCCGGTCTGCGGGTCTTCCACTTCAACCCGGTAGGGTCCCCATTCAACCTGGAAGTTGAGCTTGGCAGTGGACCCGCCCTTGACGTTGACCGTCTCCTCGCTCTGGGTCAGGAACTTCTCGTTGAAGTTGTAGCTCCAGCCGTCACTGTCGGAGTAGTTCCAGTAGTAGTCGCGGCGCTCGCGGATCAAGCGCACCTTGAGGCCATTGGCAGCCAACTTGTTACCGTCGCGGTCGGCAACCAGCACTTCGAACTCTACCGGGCCATCGCTATCGGTTTCTTCCCCGTCGAACAGACCACGCAAGCCCGGCAAGCGCTCGGCGGGCCAGATCGGCTGTTCCAGGCGCCGGGTGATCGGCCGACCACCGGACTCCTGCAAACTGGCCTGTACTGTCAGTTGCAGCGGCGAGCGCGCCTCGGACCACTTGCTCTCGATGCTCAGCGTGGCCTTGCCGTTGGCATCGAGATTGACTTCATCCAGCTCCAGATCCTGGGTCAGTTCCTGCTCGGTAATCGAGCCGAACTGATAGCCTGGCAACGCGGGTACCGCTTCGCGCAGCGGGCGCACATAGGCCTGGCCGCTCAAGCGGTTGCCCGAGGCAGGCGCGCCGTACAGATACCGACCATTAACGTCGATTTCAGCGCTTTGTTCAGGACTCAAAGGAACATCACTGCCTTTGAGCTCCAGGGCCAGGCGCTCAGGCAGGAAGTCTTCGACGAGAAATTCATAGATCTGTTTCTTGCCGCCCCCCAGATCGAACAACAGCTGCCAGCGACCGGTCGGCGCTTCAGTGGCCAACTGCAAATGGTACTGGTACAGGCCGTTGCTGCCCGGCTCCCATACGAATTTGCGGCTGATCTGTTCATCCGGCCGACGTACTTCAACGGTCACCGGCTGTGGCTTGATTGGGCGACCATCCTGGTCACGCAACAAGCCGTTGAGCAACACGGTTTCACCGGGGCGGTACAGGTCTCGCGGACCGAAGACGAAAAACTGCAGGGGATTGGCTTGCGGGCCGGTAATGTCGAACTCGGCCAGATCCAGCGCCGCACTGTTCAGGCGCAGCATCGTGGTGTGCACGCCTTGATGCGCCAACAGGGTTTCCGCTTTTGGCGGCATCGGCAATTGGGCATGGCCATCGCTGTCGGTTTTACCTTGGCCAACCACACGGCCTTCGGCGTCGAGCAGTTCGAGATTGACGCCGCTCAGGGCTTTGCCACCCTCCAGGCCCTGGGTAAACACGTCCATGCGGTTCTGATAGCGGTGAGCCGACACACCGATATCACTGAGGGTGAACAGCGTTGCCGGTTGCGAATAATCGTAGGTACCGGAAGCGCGCATGACCGCAAG is a window of Pseudomonas sp. DG56-2 DNA encoding:
- the pbpC gene encoding peptidoglycan glycosyltransferase PbpC (penicillin-binding protein 1C) codes for the protein MLILARSLSPMAKRLSVVSGVLVLLAALLWIADRVWPLPLPADDLARVVLAEDGTPLWRFADAEGVWRYPVSADQVSPYYLQALLTYEDRWFYQHPGVNPLALGRAAWQNLRGGRVVSGGSTLSMQVARLLDPHARTLPGKLRQLWRTAQLEWHLSKAQILEIYLNRAPFGGTLQGVAAASWAYLGKSPQHLTPSEAAMLAVLPQAPSRLRPDRHPARAQVARDKVLKRLTEYQVWPQQRIAEAMEEPLLLAPRQEPALAPLLARRLNRPHSPPLIRTTLDASLQRRLEDLLLGWRARLPERTSAAILVVEAQNMAVRAYLGSVDLNDERRFGHVDMITALRSPGSTLKPFLYGMAMDDGLIHSESLLQDVPRRYGDYRPGNFSMGFSGPVAASSALALSLNLPAVQLLEAYGPKRFAAQMRNGGVPLTLPPLAEPNLSLILGGAGSRLEDLVAGYGALSRGGLSAPMRLQPDAPLLDRRLLSPGSAWIIRRILSGQARPDRDPHAELVQRPLLAWKTGTSYGFRDAWSIGVGPRYLIGIWIGRPDGTPVPGQFGLASAAPLMLQVHDVLSNRDSQRGIAVPVAAVPDNVGVAAICWPLGQPMARQNDNCRRQRFAWTLDGTAPPTLLAADQPLSVGLRETVWLNAQGQRVDHSCSGAQPREIALWPAPLEPWLPRVERREARLPKIDPDCPPQVPASAPPLSIVGVRQGDQLRRPASSSEPLRLEVSALGGNGRRWWFLNGVPLGESQGQESLSARFEQAGRVELSALDESGQTARVEFQINQ
- a CDS encoding response regulator, which codes for MPISSQRQQILLVDDEEDALLELAELLEGEGFCCHTATSVKLALQQLTRHPDVALVITDLRMPEESGISLIKRLREHTARQHLPVIVTSGHADMDDISDLLRLQVLDLFRKPIYHTRLLETLDNLFPKPRLHLVN
- a CDS encoding ShlB/FhaC/HecB family hemolysin secretion/activation protein translates to MRPLTVAILSLCWASGSSAEPLPTYLISNEVERSLPAANLPIDSYRPASASLQVAVPPSQSLQLDRRTRIRLHKVRFTGGTVYPLSDLRENYQELVDRDVTLAELSEATQRLTRRYQEDGYLLSYAYLPPQDFADGRVQVVLVEGYIGDFELQGDIGPASTFLGEVATRLKAERPLTRKTLERYTTLMSHVPGITLQAKVAPGTADGANTLLVQAAHQAFSARLDVADGNREGLQALLGVSSNALTSMAEQLSFSALFPPGNDHEHYYRLDYDQYLDSEGSRLNLSASQYRGDLSALRRLNNGSDLRQHRQSDRYSAGLSQTLTASPNEWLSVAGRLYVVNDQSHYQALDSALKTRSSTDMRAVAFEGDWRQSDHGRLRILSVGAYQGMDYFAADTNSDIDLDFLRLRLSGLQSDYFSANWQGVASAALYWSNDSLPDSERAVFGGQAFGRGYPSDQASGDKGWGAAYELNYSFRYSSDWLKWVQPYVLVDAARSWFNELQVRDSRLSSAAVGLRFGDARSYNIAVEAAKPMSDIALDSLNRQPRFTLSFSYQL
- a CDS encoding alpha-2-macroglobulin, coding for MLNKGLLLACALALLSACDSSAPDKPAPAPTQAQEVAQPAREDAAALAKRYAGRELSVVDVSEVQVDGASALSLTFSVPLDAQQNFADRVHLVDTVKGKVDGAWELSDNAMELRLRHLEPQRKLVLTIDAGLQAVNGERLAAESVSRLETRDMQATIGFASRGSLLPTRLAEGLPVIALNVDKVDVEFFRVKPASLSPFLSAWGRNSSLYYYQSKETLNMTELVYSGRFDLNPARNTRETVLLPIAGIKPLQEPGVYLAVMRASGTYDYSQPATLFTLSDIGVSAHRYQNRMDVFTQGLEGGKALSGVNLELLDAEGRVVGQGKTDSDGHAQLPMPPKAETLLAHQGVHTTMLRLNSAALDLAEFDITGPQANPLQFFVFGPRDLYRPGETVLLNGLLRDQDGRPIKPQPVTVEVRRPDEQISRKFVWEPGSNGLYQYHLQLATEAPTGRWQLLFDLGGGKKQIYEFLVEDFLPERLALELKGSDVPLSPEQSAEIDVNGRYLYGAPASGNRLSGQAYVRPLREAVPALPGYQFGSITEQELTQDLELDEVNLDANGKATLSIESKWSEARSPLQLTVQASLQESGGRPITRRLEQPIWPAERLPGLRGLFDGEETDSDGPVEFEVLVADRDGNKLAANGLKVRLIRERRDYYWNYSDSDGWSYNFNEKFLTQSEETVNVKGGSTAKLNFQVEWGPYRVEVEDPQTGLVSSERFWAGYRAQDNADGGAVRPDQVKLALDKPSYADGATANVTVTPPAAGTGYLMVESSEGPLWWQEIDVPAEGKTFAINLDRKWARHDLYVSALVIRPGERKVNATPKRAVGVLHLPLDRAERKLAVTLSAPEKMRPKQPLTVKVQARNADGSVPEQVHVLLAAVDVGILNITDYPTPDPFTGMFGRKAYGADQLDIYGQLIEAGQGRLASLAFGGDAAMAKGGKRPNTSITIVAQQSAPVTLDANGEGETSVDIPDFNGELRLMAQAWTDDRYGVAEGKTVVAAPLIAELSAPRFLAGGDSTTLALDMSNLSGQAQKLTVRLSTEGQLDLMRTAEQTLDLTQGKRVTLLVPVQATGGLGQGKVKVEVLGLQLPGEKAAAFTREWTLGIRPAYPAMLKHYRVALNDQPWSLPESDLAEFEPAGLEATLALSSRPPLNLAEQIRALEAYPYGCLEQTTSGLYPSLYADAETLKRLGITGEPADVRKRKIEMGIEHLLGMQRYNGSFGLWSSDSEEEYWLTAYVTDFLLRAREQGYAVPADALKKASERLLRYLQERNLIEVNYSNNAEHSRFAVQAYAALVLARTQQAPLGALRSVFERRSDARSGLPLVQLAIALEKMGDKPRAQQALQAGLAVSRDSKEWLGDYGSPVRDQALILALLEENNLGTNSVDQRLFQLSDQVAANQWLSTQERNALFLAGRGLLSKPEGKWSARLDSAGELRDLDSAQSGLKLEGPLLASPLTVQNQSSDTLYQQLTLSGYPRHAPAPSSAGMNIRREYLGMNGQPLDIRALKSGDLVLVHLAVTATSRVPDALVVDLLPAGLELENQNLAQSAASLENASSAVKQWRESMQNANLVHQEFRDDRYVAALPVDSYGTTHLLYLARAVTPGTYRVPPPQVESMYRPNLQSVGESAGDMVVRGR
- a CDS encoding Flp family type IVb pilin; translated protein: MRVSRIFKSCKEFFYRKDGASGIEYAIAAAMVAVVLTNFIEPISKGVSAVMTNIETTLDAAKITNEKP